One window from the genome of Hoplias malabaricus isolate fHopMal1 chromosome X2, fHopMal1.hap1, whole genome shotgun sequence encodes:
- the LOC136676684 gene encoding uncharacterized protein isoform X3 translates to MRNEHLGKCIQVQESQAHSSLSLEECKPGLALQEWRWSSESQTLRNPQTGKCLTAIQAQEHETVGLQTCRPVEDEGQLWSCSKKGHLTLHGKGLHLSAQQVSSRVFLSAERGKSSKWRTLNKQTVCEEEEPDNLGAQNEPEKAGQRIIAKIRLWQRKIMSVNNDIPTKPAQIPSSVPEKNSSMDASPNELSLEYGMGWKVTMLVLSSLALILGAVILILNIYQNRRKKTVVVLKSYSSGEAVSPPGSPVPSDRAPLTKHPMRPPRSPSIQRGEILVEWKDGTVTPLFDTYLTN, encoded by the exons ATGAGGAATGAGCATTTGGGAAAGTGTATACAGGTTCAGGAGAGTCAAGCCCACAGCAGCCTGAGCCTGGAGGAGTGCAAACCAGGCTTGGCTCTTCAGGAATGGCGCTGGAGCTCAGAGAGCCAAACCCTCAGAAACCCACAAACGGGCAAATGCTTGACTGCCATCCAAGCACAAGAGCACGAGACCGTAGGGCTGCAGACCTGTAGGCCTGTGGAAGATGAAGGCCAGCTCTGGAGCTGCTCGAAGAAAGGCCACCTAACCCTGCATGGCAAAGGCTTACATCTGAGTGCTCAGCAGGTCTCCTCTAGGGTGTTTTTGTCGGCAGAGCGAGGAAAAAGCAGCAAGTGGAGGACACTGAACAAACAGACCGTGTGTGAGGAGGAGGAACCAGATAACCTTGGCGCTCAGAATGAACCAGAGAAGGCAGGACAACGAATCATTGCTAAAATCCGCCTGTGGCAGCGTAAGATCATGT cTGTGAACAACGACATTCCTACCAAGCCAGCTCAAATCCCATCTTCGGTTCCTGAGAAAAATAGCAGCATGGATGCCTCCCCGAATGAGCTCAGCCTGGAGTATG GAATGGGATGGAAGGTGACTATGCTGGTCCTGAGCTCACTTGCTCTCATCCTTGGAGCAGTTATACTCATCCTTAACATCTACCAAAACAG GAGGAAGAAAACTGTCGTGGTCCTTAAGTCATACTCTTCAGGTGAAGCAGTCAGTCCGCCTGGATCACCAGTTCCCAGCGATAGAGCTCCTCTGACCAAGCATCCCATGAGACCCCCCAGATCCCCCTCCATCCAGCGTGGGGAGATTCTTGTTGAGTGGAAGGATGGCACAGTCACTCCATTGTTCGATACATACTTGACCAACTAA
- the LOC136676684 gene encoding uncharacterized protein isoform X1: MEGEEWRTFCALTVTALFLQEVSGLSMRNEHLGKCIQVQESQAHSSLSLEECKPGLALQEWRWSSESQTLRNPQTGKCLTAIQAQEHETVGLQTCRPVEDEGQLWSCSKKGHLTLHGKGLHLSAQQVSSRVFLSAERGKSSKWRTLNKQTVCEEEEPDNLGAQNEPEKAGQRIIAKIRLWQRKIMSVNNDIPTKPAQIPSSVPEKNSSMDASPNELSLEYGMGWKVTMLVLSSLALILGAVILILNIYQNRRKKTVVVLKSYSSGEAVSPPGSPVPSDRAPLTKHPMRPPRSPSIQRGEILVEWKDGTVTPLFDTYLTN; this comes from the exons ATGGAAGGAGAAGAGTGGAGGACATTCTGCGCTTTAACCGTCACTGCACTTTTCCTGCAAG AAGTGTCAGGGTTGAGCATGAGGAATGAGCATTTGGGAAAGTGTATACAGGTTCAGGAGAGTCAAGCCCACAGCAGCCTGAGCCTGGAGGAGTGCAAACCAGGCTTGGCTCTTCAGGAATGGCGCTGGAGCTCAGAGAGCCAAACCCTCAGAAACCCACAAACGGGCAAATGCTTGACTGCCATCCAAGCACAAGAGCACGAGACCGTAGGGCTGCAGACCTGTAGGCCTGTGGAAGATGAAGGCCAGCTCTGGAGCTGCTCGAAGAAAGGCCACCTAACCCTGCATGGCAAAGGCTTACATCTGAGTGCTCAGCAGGTCTCCTCTAGGGTGTTTTTGTCGGCAGAGCGAGGAAAAAGCAGCAAGTGGAGGACACTGAACAAACAGACCGTGTGTGAGGAGGAGGAACCAGATAACCTTGGCGCTCAGAATGAACCAGAGAAGGCAGGACAACGAATCATTGCTAAAATCCGCCTGTGGCAGCGTAAGATCATGT cTGTGAACAACGACATTCCTACCAAGCCAGCTCAAATCCCATCTTCGGTTCCTGAGAAAAATAGCAGCATGGATGCCTCCCCGAATGAGCTCAGCCTGGAGTATG GAATGGGATGGAAGGTGACTATGCTGGTCCTGAGCTCACTTGCTCTCATCCTTGGAGCAGTTATACTCATCCTTAACATCTACCAAAACAG GAGGAAGAAAACTGTCGTGGTCCTTAAGTCATACTCTTCAGGTGAAGCAGTCAGTCCGCCTGGATCACCAGTTCCCAGCGATAGAGCTCCTCTGACCAAGCATCCCATGAGACCCCCCAGATCCCCCTCCATCCAGCGTGGGGAGATTCTTGTTGAGTGGAAGGATGGCACAGTCACTCCATTGTTCGATACATACTTGACCAACTAA
- the LOC136676684 gene encoding uncharacterized protein isoform X2, whose product MEGEEWRTFCALTVTALFLQEVSGLSMRNEHLGKCIQVQESQAHSSLSLEECKPGLALQEWRWSSESQTLRNPQTGKCLTAIQAQEHETVGLQTCRPVEDEGQLWSCSKKGHLTLHGKGLHLSAQQVSSRVFLSAERGKSSKWRTLNKQTVCEEEEPDNLGAQNEPEKAGQRIIAKIRLWQPVNNDIPTKPAQIPSSVPEKNSSMDASPNELSLEYGMGWKVTMLVLSSLALILGAVILILNIYQNRRKKTVVVLKSYSSGEAVSPPGSPVPSDRAPLTKHPMRPPRSPSIQRGEILVEWKDGTVTPLFDTYLTN is encoded by the exons ATGGAAGGAGAAGAGTGGAGGACATTCTGCGCTTTAACCGTCACTGCACTTTTCCTGCAAG AAGTGTCAGGGTTGAGCATGAGGAATGAGCATTTGGGAAAGTGTATACAGGTTCAGGAGAGTCAAGCCCACAGCAGCCTGAGCCTGGAGGAGTGCAAACCAGGCTTGGCTCTTCAGGAATGGCGCTGGAGCTCAGAGAGCCAAACCCTCAGAAACCCACAAACGGGCAAATGCTTGACTGCCATCCAAGCACAAGAGCACGAGACCGTAGGGCTGCAGACCTGTAGGCCTGTGGAAGATGAAGGCCAGCTCTGGAGCTGCTCGAAGAAAGGCCACCTAACCCTGCATGGCAAAGGCTTACATCTGAGTGCTCAGCAGGTCTCCTCTAGGGTGTTTTTGTCGGCAGAGCGAGGAAAAAGCAGCAAGTGGAGGACACTGAACAAACAGACCGTGTGTGAGGAGGAGGAACCAGATAACCTTGGCGCTCAGAATGAACCAGAGAAGGCAGGACAACGAATCATTGCTAAAATCCGCCTGTGGCAGC cTGTGAACAACGACATTCCTACCAAGCCAGCTCAAATCCCATCTTCGGTTCCTGAGAAAAATAGCAGCATGGATGCCTCCCCGAATGAGCTCAGCCTGGAGTATG GAATGGGATGGAAGGTGACTATGCTGGTCCTGAGCTCACTTGCTCTCATCCTTGGAGCAGTTATACTCATCCTTAACATCTACCAAAACAG GAGGAAGAAAACTGTCGTGGTCCTTAAGTCATACTCTTCAGGTGAAGCAGTCAGTCCGCCTGGATCACCAGTTCCCAGCGATAGAGCTCCTCTGACCAAGCATCCCATGAGACCCCCCAGATCCCCCTCCATCCAGCGTGGGGAGATTCTTGTTGAGTGGAAGGATGGCACAGTCACTCCATTGTTCGATACATACTTGACCAACTAA